One window of uncultured Methanoregula sp. genomic DNA carries:
- a CDS encoding ABC transporter ATP-binding protein: MSDTPLIRLDDVSKVYHLESGDFTALDHVSLTIQENEFIAIMGPSGSGKSTMMNQLGILDVPTSGKMFVNGRDVSSMTSLERTHMRRDIIGYIFQKFYLIPLLTAYENVEYPLILKYKKRDTSGKAAAVLKSVGFDSDMSAHRPNQLSGGQQQRVAIARALVNDPKILLCDEPTGNLDRKTGLQIMDILVGLHSEGKTVILVTHDPKIAEYAHRTIELEDGRIVES; this comes from the coding sequence ATGAGCGATACCCCCCTTATCCGGCTCGATGACGTGTCGAAAGTCTATCACCTGGAGAGTGGTGACTTTACGGCGCTCGACCACGTCTCACTCACCATACAGGAAAACGAGTTTATTGCTATCATGGGGCCTTCGGGCTCCGGCAAATCCACGATGATGAACCAGCTTGGGATCCTCGATGTTCCCACGTCCGGAAAGATGTTTGTGAATGGAAGAGATGTGTCCAGTATGACGTCCCTTGAACGCACCCACATGCGCCGCGATATCATAGGATATATTTTCCAGAAATTCTACCTGATCCCGCTCCTCACTGCTTATGAAAATGTGGAGTATCCCCTTATCCTGAAATATAAAAAACGGGACACTTCCGGAAAAGCTGCCGCAGTTCTGAAATCCGTGGGATTCGACAGTGACATGAGTGCCCACCGTCCCAACCAGTTATCCGGGGGCCAGCAGCAGAGGGTAGCAATCGCAAGAGCATTGGTAAACGATCCCAAGATCCTTCTCTGCGATGAACCGACCGGCAACCTGGACCGGAAAACCGGCCTCCAGATCATGGATATCCTTGTCGGACTGCATAGTGAGGGTAAGACCGTGATCCTCGTAACCCATGACCCGAAAATCGCCGAATATGCACACCGGACAATCGAGCTGGAAGACGGCAGGATCGTGGAATCATGA
- a CDS encoding ABC transporter permease, with product MKDIFFDLSVRSVRLNFLRSLLASIGIVIGVVAISSMGMLGTNMQLQVKEQLSASANTITITPDAVRLSPGSTASTGIDKTQLTEIKEAAGNNIVIPIHRSSTHLTVGSTEGRGSIYGMDPNDATTFLTVAEGDSIKGESDALVGSTLATNLGIKIGSRIKIGEDNKSVTRPVVRVAGILNARGMTADGVMADNAIIISDDWYTSHFGNENLYDQVNVIVKNVDTISDVESAINDKVNRKTQVIRISDASSRLSSISTTLGTITTFILAIGGISLVVAAVSIFNVMMMSVNERVQEIGILLSIGTEKGEVRRMFLYEAFILGIIGAVFGGICSLVIGYSVVGAMIGSTAYFFLPESIIYVPEGMAIGVIVCVVSGLYPAWRASNMDPIDALRAE from the coding sequence ATGAAGGATATCTTCTTCGATCTCTCGGTCCGGAGCGTCCGCTTAAATTTTCTCCGCTCGCTTCTGGCGTCCATTGGAATTGTGATTGGCGTTGTTGCCATCTCTTCGATGGGAATGCTCGGGACAAACATGCAGCTCCAGGTAAAAGAACAGCTCTCGGCAAGCGCTAATACAATCACAATAACCCCGGATGCTGTCCGGCTGAGTCCCGGGTCAACCGCCTCGACCGGGATAGATAAAACCCAGCTGACCGAGATCAAAGAAGCCGCGGGAAACAATATTGTCATACCTATACATCGGTCCAGTACGCATCTGACGGTAGGATCCACAGAAGGGCGGGGATCTATCTATGGGATGGACCCAAACGACGCAACCACGTTTCTCACGGTCGCTGAAGGTGATTCCATAAAGGGTGAGAGTGACGCCCTTGTTGGATCGACCCTTGCAACAAATCTGGGCATTAAGATAGGCAGCCGCATTAAGATCGGCGAGGATAACAAGTCGGTAACCCGCCCGGTTGTCCGGGTTGCAGGTATCCTGAATGCCCGGGGAATGACCGCAGATGGAGTCATGGCCGATAATGCCATCATCATTTCAGATGACTGGTATACTTCCCACTTCGGGAATGAAAACCTGTATGACCAGGTGAACGTGATCGTCAAGAATGTCGACACCATCAGTGATGTGGAATCAGCAATCAACGACAAAGTTAACCGGAAGACACAGGTTATCCGGATATCCGATGCCAGTTCCCGCCTTTCCAGTATCTCAACAACCCTTGGTACCATCACGACATTTATCCTTGCAATCGGGGGAATTTCCCTGGTTGTAGCAGCAGTCAGCATCTTCAACGTGATGATGATGTCCGTCAATGAACGGGTCCAGGAGATCGGTATTCTGCTTTCCATCGGTACAGAGAAAGGGGAAGTGCGCCGTATGTTCCTCTATGAGGCGTTCATCCTCGGGATCATCGGGGCGGTTTTCGGGGGGATCTGCAGTCTTGTTATCGGGTACTCCGTTGTCGGAGCCATGATTGGGAGCACCGCATACTTCTTCCTTCCCGAGAGTATCATCTATGTCCCTGAGGGGATGGCTATTGGTGTAATCGTGTGCGTTGTCTCCGGCCTCTACCCGGCTTGGCGGGCATCGAACATGGATCCGATCGATGCATTGAGGGCAGAATAG